From Pseudomonas vanderleydeniana, the proteins below share one genomic window:
- a CDS encoding TetR/AcrR family transcriptional regulator — protein MTSPTSEPPRRRLTREARTRQLLEASWTLIGDEGTDALTLGRLAEVAGVTKPLVYDHFGTRNGLLAALYQDYDIRQTALFDAAIAAARPTLADKAQVFAAAYVDCVLTQGREIQGVLAALCGSPELTAVKRQYQKALITKCAGIFEPFAGPGGVSSASLWAMLGAADTLSEAALVADITEEQAKEELRQTLLGMVERSH, from the coding sequence ATGACTTCGCCAACTTCCGAACCGCCGCGCCGACGCCTGACCCGAGAAGCCCGCACCCGCCAGTTGCTGGAGGCGTCCTGGACGCTGATCGGCGATGAGGGGACCGATGCGCTCACGCTGGGCCGCCTGGCCGAGGTCGCGGGTGTCACCAAGCCTCTGGTCTACGATCATTTCGGAACGCGAAACGGTCTGCTCGCCGCCCTGTACCAGGATTACGACATTCGCCAAACCGCACTTTTCGATGCCGCCATTGCCGCCGCCCGGCCCACCTTGGCGGACAAGGCACAGGTCTTTGCCGCGGCGTATGTCGATTGCGTGCTGACCCAGGGGCGTGAAATCCAGGGAGTCCTGGCTGCGCTCTGCGGCTCGCCAGAGCTGACGGCCGTCAAGCGTCAGTACCAGAAGGCGCTCATCACCAAGTGTGCTGGAATATTCGAGCCTTTCGCCGGACCCGGGGGTGTATCGAGCGCCAGCCTCTGGGCAATGCTGGGAGCTGCCGACACCTTGTCCGAGGCTGCGCTGGTGGCGGACATCACTGAAGAACAGGCCAAAGAAGAGCTTCGACAAACTCTTCTTGGCATGGTCGAGCGCAGCCACTGA
- a CDS encoding NAD(P)H-dependent oxidoreductase, with protein MHSLIVVAHPNPDSLTHAIARCVAQGIAASGPQHTSEIADLAAEGFDPRFNQADQALFMQQAAVPADVAAEQERVDRAQALVMVYPIYWWSFPALLKGWIDRVFSMGWAYEDSGNGKVVKKLQRLQVHLVAVGGADAGTFTRHGYAPAMKTQIDHGIFDYCGAHVRSSDLLLASDEGYPQAHLQTAQRIGAGVVASQP; from the coding sequence ATGCACAGCCTGATCGTCGTCGCCCATCCCAATCCCGATTCACTGACTCACGCCATTGCTCGATGCGTGGCCCAAGGCATTGCCGCTTCAGGCCCGCAGCACACCAGCGAGATTGCCGACCTGGCGGCCGAAGGGTTCGATCCGCGTTTCAACCAGGCGGATCAGGCACTGTTCATGCAGCAGGCCGCCGTGCCTGCCGACGTGGCAGCAGAGCAGGAACGAGTGGATCGGGCGCAGGCCCTGGTGATGGTCTACCCGATCTACTGGTGGTCATTCCCTGCCCTGCTCAAGGGCTGGATCGATCGTGTGTTCTCGATGGGCTGGGCCTACGAAGACAGCGGCAACGGCAAGGTCGTGAAAAAGCTGCAGCGCCTGCAAGTCCACTTGGTTGCGGTGGGAGGCGCCGATGCAGGCACCTTCACTCGGCACGGCTATGCGCCGGCGATGAAGACGCAGATCGACCACGGCATCTTCGATTACTGCGGAGCCCATGTGCGCAGCTCAGACTTGCTTCTCGCTTCGGATGAGGGCTATCCGCAGGCTCACCTGCAGACAGCGCAACGGATAGGCGCGGGCGTGGTGGCTTCTCAGCCATAG
- a CDS encoding excinuclease ABC subunit UvrA, whose translation MANPPYGESSCRVAASGQVEVRGAREHNLKEVDVDIPRNALVVFSGVSGSGKSSLAFGTLYAEAQRRYFESVAPYARRLIDQAGVPDVDAIDGLPPAVALQQQRGASNARSSVGSVTTLSSLVRMMYSRAGTYPAEQPMLYAEDFSPNTPQGACQACHGLGHVYEVTEATMVPDPSLSIRERAIAAWPPAWHGQNLRDILVTLGYDVDCPWKDLPKKDRDWILFTEETPTAPVYAGLTPAETREALKRKLEPSYMGTFTGARRYVLHTFASTQSALMRKRVSRYMEGRLCPACNGKRLKAEALSVTFAGLDIGEFLQMPLDRLAALLEPVAEGDFQAHMAADANSSGVPGTCALPEEKRLAAQRLAGGVMARLRQLRGLGLGYLSLDRATPTLSAGELQRLRLATQLSSMLFGVVYVLDEPSAGLHPSDSQSLYDSLDKLRDAGNSVFVVEHDLDLMRRAQWLVDVGPDAGERGGRVLYSGVPQGLREIAESRTARYLFDEISAPASREREPVGWLELRGIRRHNLHGVDARIPLGVLTAVTGISGSGKSSLVAQALPELLLLHLGHEPQDDAADNANGEGPSVIEVTGGHLAGDLEGIQRLVQVDQKPIGRTPRSNLATYTGLFDHVRKLFAATPDARRHRYDAGRFSFNVAKGRCETCEGEGFVSVELLFMPSVYAPCQTCHGARYNQDTLAVRWNGRNIAEVLHMTVEQAHEFFAGEDAIARPLQLLREIGLGYLRLGQPATELSGGEAQRIKLATELQRSQRGRSLYVLDEPTTGLHACDADRLLVQLQRLVEAGNTVVMIEHDMRVVGQADWVIDVGPGAGEAGGRIVATGTPRQVATAPGSRTAPFLAEALLRTQ comes from the coding sequence ATGGCAAATCCTCCATACGGTGAATCCTCATGCCGCGTCGCAGCCAGCGGCCAGGTGGAGGTGCGCGGCGCGCGGGAACACAACCTCAAGGAGGTGGATGTCGACATCCCTCGCAATGCGCTGGTGGTGTTTTCCGGGGTCTCCGGCTCCGGCAAGTCCTCGCTGGCGTTCGGCACCCTTTACGCCGAGGCGCAGCGGCGCTACTTCGAGTCGGTGGCGCCGTATGCGCGACGCCTGATCGACCAGGCCGGTGTTCCCGATGTCGATGCCATCGATGGCCTGCCGCCGGCGGTCGCGCTGCAACAGCAGCGAGGCGCGAGCAATGCACGTTCCTCAGTGGGCAGCGTGACCACGCTCTCCAGCCTGGTGCGCATGATGTATTCGCGCGCCGGTACCTATCCGGCCGAGCAGCCGATGCTCTACGCCGAGGACTTTTCGCCGAACACCCCGCAAGGCGCCTGCCAGGCCTGTCATGGCTTGGGCCACGTGTACGAGGTGACGGAAGCCACCATGGTGCCCGATCCCTCGCTGAGCATCCGCGAGCGGGCCATTGCGGCTTGGCCGCCGGCCTGGCATGGCCAGAACCTGCGCGACATCCTGGTCACCCTGGGCTATGACGTCGACTGTCCCTGGAAGGATTTGCCGAAGAAGGACCGGGACTGGATTCTCTTCACCGAAGAGACGCCCACGGCGCCGGTCTATGCCGGCCTCACGCCGGCCGAGACCCGTGAGGCGCTCAAGCGCAAACTTGAACCCAGCTACATGGGGACCTTCACGGGGGCCCGGCGCTATGTGCTGCACACCTTTGCCAGCACGCAAAGTGCCCTGATGCGAAAGCGTGTCTCGCGCTACATGGAGGGCAGGCTGTGCCCGGCCTGCAATGGCAAGCGACTCAAGGCCGAGGCGCTGTCGGTGACTTTTGCCGGGCTGGACATTGGCGAGTTCCTGCAAATGCCCTTGGATCGCTTGGCGGCTTTGCTCGAACCGGTTGCCGAGGGCGACTTCCAGGCCCACATGGCGGCCGATGCGAACTCGTCTGGTGTGCCTGGCACCTGCGCGCTCCCGGAGGAAAAGCGCCTCGCCGCGCAACGTCTGGCCGGTGGGGTGATGGCGCGTCTGCGTCAACTGCGTGGGTTGGGTTTGGGCTACCTCAGCCTGGACAGGGCCACGCCAACGTTGTCGGCTGGCGAGCTGCAGCGGTTGCGCCTGGCCACGCAATTGAGCTCCATGCTGTTTGGCGTGGTGTACGTGCTGGACGAGCCCTCGGCGGGTCTGCACCCCTCTGACAGTCAGTCGCTGTACGACTCGCTGGATAAGCTTCGTGATGCCGGCAACTCGGTGTTTGTCGTGGAGCATGACCTGGACTTGATGCGCCGTGCGCAATGGTTGGTGGATGTGGGGCCCGATGCGGGAGAGCGCGGCGGGCGCGTGCTCTACAGTGGCGTGCCGCAAGGGCTGCGGGAAATTGCCGAGTCGCGGACCGCGCGTTATCTGTTCGACGAGATATCCGCGCCCGCTAGTCGCGAGCGCGAACCCGTTGGATGGCTGGAGCTGCGAGGCATTCGGCGGCACAACCTGCATGGCGTGGATGCTCGCATCCCGCTAGGGGTACTGACGGCGGTGACCGGTATCTCCGGGTCGGGCAAGTCCAGCCTTGTCGCCCAGGCCCTGCCAGAATTGTTGCTGCTGCACCTTGGGCACGAACCGCAAGACGATGCGGCTGACAATGCCAATGGTGAGGGGCCTTCCGTGATCGAGGTCACGGGCGGTCATCTGGCCGGAGACCTGGAGGGGATCCAGCGCCTGGTCCAGGTCGATCAGAAGCCGATTGGCCGCACGCCGCGCTCCAACCTCGCTACCTATACCGGCTTGTTCGATCACGTGCGCAAGCTGTTTGCGGCCACGCCGGATGCGCGCCGGCACCGCTATGACGCCGGGCGGTTTTCCTTCAACGTGGCGAAGGGGCGTTGCGAAACATGCGAGGGAGAGGGCTTCGTCAGCGTTGAACTGCTGTTCATGCCCAGTGTCTACGCACCGTGCCAGACTTGCCACGGCGCGCGTTATAACCAGGACACGCTCGCCGTCCGCTGGAACGGGCGCAACATCGCCGAGGTGCTGCACATGACGGTGGAACAAGCCCACGAGTTCTTTGCGGGTGAAGACGCTATCGCGCGTCCACTGCAGCTGTTGCGGGAGATCGGGCTGGGCTACCTGCGACTGGGGCAGCCCGCCACTGAGCTATCGGGCGGCGAGGCACAGCGCATCAAGCTCGCCACGGAGCTGCAGCGAAGCCAGCGGGGCCGCAGCCTGTACGTGCTCGACGAACCGACGACAGGCTTGCATGCCTGCGATGCCGACCGTTTGCTGGTGCAGTTGCAGCGCCTGGTCGAGGCCGGCAATACGGTGGTGATGATCGAGCATGACATGCGCGTGGTGGGCCAGGCCGACTGGGTGATTGATGTCGGGCCAGGGGCAGGGGAAGCGGGTGGCCGTATTGTCGCGACCGGTACGCCTCGGCAAGTGGCGACGGCGCCTGGCAGTCGCACGGCCCCATTTCTGGCTGAGGCGCTGCTGCGCACGCAATGA